Part of the Caulifigura coniformis genome, AACACGGCCCGCTATCAGGCCGACTGCGAAACGATTTTCGGCCGCTTCCAGCATCACTTCCCCACCTTCGGCGAATCGGACGAAGTGCAGGAAGAGCACATGAAGGGACGCGACGAAACGCTGAAGATGTTCGAAGAAGCCTTCGGCGAAGTGCCGGAGTCTTACACGTTCAACGCATACCTGCGCTGCAGCGGGCGCTGTGGACGCCGCTGCCGACGCATTGAATTCTGAGGTCGTCGAACGCGGTTCACGGGGCGTCTCGCACCCTGAACATGCCCGCAACCTGTGGAAATTGAAGTCGAAGGCTGGCGCAACCGTATGGTTGTGACATCCTGTTGAGGTCGCGAATCCGGATGGCCATCGAGCGATCCGGATTCGTTTTGTTTTGAGGGGGGCTCACCCGACCAGAACGTCACGCAGCGGAGGCGAAAGTCGTCTTGGTTGGCGGGCGGCGTCTGGCGTACCCTTCCGCGTCACCTGTCCCAGGGAGGGGCGTTTCGCGTCATGTCGGCGGCCGGATGGATCCTGAATACGCTTTACGGAGCGCTGCTCATCGCGGCGTCCCCCTGGATCGCGTATCGCCGGCTGCGACATGGAAAAGACCGCGAAGGCTTCCGGCAGAAGTTCCTTGGGGATGTCCCTGCCCGTCCCGGCGCCCGCCCCTGCGTGTGGCTGCACGCCGTGAGCGTGGGCGAAGTTCTGCTTCTCAAACCGGTTCTCGACCGGCTGCGTGCCGAGCACGGCTCGCTCGACATCGTCCTTTCGACGACCACGCAAACCGGCCAGGCGGTGGCCCGGGAGAAGTATCCTTTCGCCCGCACCGTCTACTATCCGTTCGACTTCACCTGGGCCGTCCGCCGTGCGCTCCGCCGCCTCAGGCCCGACGTCGTCGCCCTCGTGGAACTGGAGTTGTGGCCCAACTTCATTTCCGCCGTTCACGAGCGCGGCGTCCCGCTCGTCCTGCTGAACGGTCGGATCAGTGAACGCAGCTTTCGCGGTTATTCGCGGATCCGCAGGCTCGTGGCCGGCTGGCTGGGCAGGTTCACGCTGCTCACGGTTCAGACGGAGGAATATGGCGAACGGCTCCAGGCACTCGGCGCTCCGGCCGACCGGGTCGTAGTCACCGGGTCCGTGAAGTACGACGGCCTGGAGCATGACCGGAGCAATCCACGGACAGAGACGCTCCGGCAGTCGTTCGGAATCCGGGCGGGAGAGCGGGTCTTCATCGCGGGCAGCACGCAGGCCCCGGAAGAACAACTTGCCATCGAGTCATACCGTGCGCTGCGGAACGAGTTTCCGGACTTGAGGCTCGTCGTCGTTCCGCGGCACAAGGAACGATTCGAGGAAACGGCCGGGCTGATCGAACGGAGCGGCCTCGGACTTCGGCGGCGATCCACCGGGGCGACATCGACCAACGGTTCGCAAACGGACCGCCCGGTCCTGCTCCTCGACACACTGGGCGAGCTCTCCGCCTGCTGGGGGCTGGCCGACATCGCCTTCGTCGGGGGGAGCCTGTCCCGCCGCGGCGGGCAGAACATGCTCGAGCCGGCTGCTTATGGCGCGGCCGTGCTGTTCGGGCCGAACACGTTCAACTTCCGCCACGCCGTGGAGATGCTGCTCGCGCGGAACGCCGCCCGCGTCGTACACTCCGGCGAGGAATTGACGGCCTGCGTCCGCGAACTTCTGCGGGACGAACCGGCCCGCCGAGCGATGGGGGAGCGTGCCCGCCAGTTCGTGCTGTCGCAACACGGCGCCACCTCCCGTGTGACGTCGCTGCTCGGGGAACTTCTGCCTGCAGATCCGGGCGTTTCAATGCGACGGGCCGGCTGAGACTCGGCCTGGTTCTGGAGATCACTTCGAGTCGCTGGCGAACTCGCTGGCTTCGACCCGTCCCTCTTTCATCCGCGCCACGTACACGCGAACCCCTGGGACGGACTTCACAAGCTTCCGGCCGCCTGCGTCATCGAGAACGCACAGGGCCGTGTCGAGGCCATCCGCCGTCAACGCGTCGTGCGCGATCACCGTCACACTGCACGATTCGGTCATCGGGCGGCCTGTCCGGGCGTCGATGATGTGGGAGTAGCGGACACCGTCGATCTCGGTCGACTGGTAGGCGTCGCCCGCAGTTGAGATCGCGGCGTTGGTGAGCGTGACGAAGTGTGGCTCGGCGGGGGAAGCCAGCGGCGTTTTTGATTTCAGGGCTTCGACTTCAACCCGCCAGCCGTCACGCCCGGGAGGAGCATCCCCCACGCGGATGTCGCCGCTCACGTCGACGAGCGACCGGGGGAGGCCCGCCTCTTTCAGAATGCGCATGGCCTCATCAGCCGCGTAGCCCTGGGCGATGCCTCCAAGATCGAGCAGCATGCCGGGTTTCAGGAGTTCGGCCGTCCGGTCGGCTTCGTTCAGCCTGAGCGACTTCGCGCCGACGAGCGACATCGCTTCCTTC contains:
- a CDS encoding FAD:protein FMN transferase, with the translated sequence MALACALAVGASGFALPGPECRVFAQESKSAPQPAETRFEFEQVRFAAPVRLLVYAPSEALANNVSRDVFARLKQLDRIMSDYDPESELSRLCAQAGSGRPVSVSRELFDVLAESQRLAGATGGAFDITVAPVVKLWRQARRRKQLPTEAQLKEAMSLVGAKSLRLNEADRTAELLKPGMLLDLGGIAQGYAADEAMRILKEAGLPRSLVDVSGDIRVGDAPPGRDGWRVEVEALKSKTPLASPAEPHFVTLTNAAISTAGDAYQSTEIDGVRYSHIIDARTGRPMTESCSVTVIAHDALTADGLDTALCVLDDAGGRKLVKSVPGVRVYVARMKEGRVEASEFASDSK
- a CDS encoding 3-deoxy-D-manno-octulosonic acid transferase, which translates into the protein MSAAGWILNTLYGALLIAASPWIAYRRLRHGKDREGFRQKFLGDVPARPGARPCVWLHAVSVGEVLLLKPVLDRLRAEHGSLDIVLSTTTQTGQAVAREKYPFARTVYYPFDFTWAVRRALRRLRPDVVALVELELWPNFISAVHERGVPLVLLNGRISERSFRGYSRIRRLVAGWLGRFTLLTVQTEEYGERLQALGAPADRVVVTGSVKYDGLEHDRSNPRTETLRQSFGIRAGERVFIAGSTQAPEEQLAIESYRALRNEFPDLRLVVVPRHKERFEETAGLIERSGLGLRRRSTGATSTNGSQTDRPVLLLDTLGELSACWGLADIAFVGGSLSRRGGQNMLEPAAYGAAVLFGPNTFNFRHAVEMLLARNAARVVHSGEELTACVRELLRDEPARRAMGERARQFVLSQHGATSRVTSLLGELLPADPGVSMRRAG